In a genomic window of Cyanobacteria bacterium QS_8_64_29:
- a CDS encoding aspartate kinase → MALIVQKYGGSSVASVERIQAVAQRVARSAAAGDRVVAVVSAMGKTTDELIALADRVSASPDRREMDMLLSTGEQVSIALLSMALQALDQPAISLTGAQVGIVTETQHNRARILNIQTERLWRHLAQGKVVVVAGFQGIAGQGELEITTLGRGGSDTSAVATATALGADRCEIYTDVPGILTADPSLVPQAQIVSAITCDEMLELASLGAKVLHPRAVEIARNYGVPLVVRSAWNDAPGTRVLSPVPKPRSTDNLEVGKAVDAVELERDRAKLSLMRVPDSPGIAARLFGEIAHQEVDVDLIAQSVYEGNTNDIAFTVRRASLGVAEAVAEAITPALGDPTAAASHPPEVALEREVAEIAISGAGMIGRPGIAATMFSALNDAGVNIQIVSTSEVKVSCIIALPAAPESPSSEALLDRVIAGLCRTFEIGSSPVHLPAGDREAAAPAVRGVALDTDRARLAVRHVPDRPGTAARIFNHLAQERVQIDTIVQSQRSRLHRGQPTRDIAFTVPSADAEAAQAALQALAPGLDCGEVLLDTAISKVSAVGSGMLEQPGVAARMFAALAERGINIQTIATSEIKISCVVAQAHGPAALEAVHTAFGLAQHQAPVPA, encoded by the coding sequence ATGGCGCTAATCGTGCAGAAATACGGCGGTAGCTCGGTTGCCTCGGTCGAGCGCATCCAAGCCGTCGCCCAGCGGGTGGCACGCTCGGCGGCAGCAGGCGATCGGGTGGTAGCGGTCGTCTCGGCCATGGGCAAAACGACTGACGAGCTCATCGCGCTGGCGGATCGGGTATCGGCCTCCCCCGATCGCCGCGAGATGGACATGTTGCTGTCCACCGGCGAGCAGGTCTCCATCGCGCTGCTGAGCATGGCCCTGCAGGCGCTGGACCAGCCGGCGATTTCGCTCACGGGCGCGCAGGTGGGCATTGTCACCGAAACCCAACACAACCGCGCCCGCATCCTCAACATCCAGACCGAGCGGTTGTGGCGCCACCTGGCGCAGGGCAAGGTCGTAGTCGTCGCGGGATTTCAGGGGATTGCCGGTCAGGGCGAGCTCGAAATTACCACCCTGGGGCGGGGCGGCTCGGACACCTCGGCTGTGGCCACCGCGACTGCCCTAGGCGCCGATCGCTGCGAGATCTATACCGATGTGCCCGGCATTCTGACCGCAGACCCCAGCCTGGTTCCCCAGGCCCAAATCGTCTCGGCCATCACCTGCGATGAGATGTTGGAGCTGGCCAGCCTGGGGGCCAAGGTGCTGCATCCGCGCGCCGTTGAGATTGCGCGCAACTACGGCGTCCCGTTGGTCGTGCGCTCGGCCTGGAACGATGCCCCCGGTACGCGGGTCTTATCGCCGGTGCCTAAACCCCGCTCCACCGACAACCTCGAAGTCGGCAAGGCTGTGGATGCCGTGGAGCTCGAGCGCGATCGCGCCAAGCTATCGCTCATGCGCGTGCCCGACTCGCCCGGCATTGCCGCCCGCCTGTTCGGTGAGATCGCCCATCAGGAGGTCGATGTGGATCTGATCGCGCAGTCGGTCTATGAGGGCAACACCAACGATATTGCCTTTACAGTGCGGCGCGCCTCGCTCGGGGTCGCCGAAGCCGTAGCCGAGGCGATCACGCCCGCGTTGGGCGACCCCACGGCTGCTGCCAGCCACCCGCCTGAGGTGGCCCTGGAGCGGGAGGTGGCCGAAATCGCCATCTCCGGGGCCGGGATGATCGGGCGCCCCGGCATCGCCGCCACCATGTTCTCGGCACTCAACGACGCGGGCGTCAACATCCAGATCGTCTCCACCTCGGAGGTCAAAGTCAGCTGCATCATTGCGCTCCCGGCAGCGCCCGAGTCGCCCTCGAGCGAGGCGCTGCTTGATCGGGTCATTGCCGGGCTGTGCCGCACCTTCGAGATCGGCAGCTCCCCCGTTCACCTGCCAGCCGGCGATCGCGAGGCGGCAGCGCCGGCGGTGCGCGGGGTAGCCCTCGATACCGATCGGGCCCGACTGGCCGTCCGCCACGTCCCTGATCGCCCCGGAACGGCAGCCCGCATCTTCAACCACTTGGCTCAGGAGCGCGTTCAGATCGACACCATCGTGCAATCCCAGCGCTCGCGCCTGCACCGCGGACAACCCACCCGCGATATTGCCTTCACCGTGCCCTCGGCCGATGCCGAGGCCGCCCAGGCAGCCTTGCAGGCGCTGGCTCCGGGGCTGGACTGCGGCGAAGTGTTGCTCGATACGGCCATTTCTAAAGTGAGTGCCGTAGGCTCGGGGATGCTGGAGCAGCCCGGGGTGGCGGCGCGGATGTTTGCGGCCCTGGCCGAGCGCGGCATCAACATTCAAACCATTGCCACCTCCGAGATCAAAATCAGCTGCGTGGTGGCCCAAGCGCACGGTCCGGCCGCTCTGGAGGCCGTTCATACGGCTTTCGGGCTGGCCCAGCACCAAGCGCCCGTGCCGGCCTGA
- the cysC gene encoding adenylyl-sulfate kinase, whose amino-acid sequence MHQHGVTIWFTGLSGAGKSTIARALAEQLRARGHNLELLDGDVVRQNLTKGLGFSKEDRDENIRRIGFVAHLLTRNGTIAIVSAISPYRAVREEVRQRIGHFVEVYVSTPLEVCEARDVKGLYRKARSGEIQQFTGIDDPYEPPLTPEIECQTDRETVQQSLDKIEAALASWGYLPQTSDLKR is encoded by the coding sequence ATGCACCAGCACGGCGTCACGATTTGGTTTACCGGGCTCAGCGGCGCTGGCAAAAGCACGATCGCCCGAGCCCTGGCGGAGCAGCTGCGCGCGCGCGGCCACAATCTGGAACTGCTCGATGGCGATGTCGTCCGCCAGAACCTGACCAAGGGACTGGGCTTTAGCAAAGAAGATCGCGACGAAAACATCCGCCGCATCGGCTTTGTGGCGCATTTGCTCACCCGTAACGGCACCATCGCCATTGTCTCGGCCATCTCGCCCTACCGCGCCGTGCGCGAGGAGGTGCGGCAGCGCATCGGCCACTTTGTCGAGGTGTATGTCAGCACGCCGCTAGAGGTCTGCGAAGCCCGCGATGTCAAAGGGCTCTACCGCAAGGCTCGCTCGGGCGAAATCCAGCAGTTCACCGGCATCGACGATCCTTACGAACCGCCGCTGACCCCAGAAATCGAGTGCCAGACTGATCGCGAAACCGTGCAGCAGAGCTTGGACAAGATCGAGGCGGCGCTGGCGTCGTGGGGCTATCTTCCCCAAACCAGCGACCTCAAGCGCTAG